CGATCAATATTATTTCCCTGGCTTCAATAATTATATCGATCGGGGTGGTGGTTGATGACGCGATCGTGGTCCTGGAAAACTTTTACCGCCATCTCGATAAAAAGCACGAGCCGCCTAGGGAAGCGGCGGTCTTTGGCACGGGTGAAGTTGCCGGCGCGGTCATTGCTTCCACGGCGACCAACTTGGTGATCTTTATCCCGCTTCTTCTGGTCCAGGGTTTTATTGCGATCTTCTTTAACCAGTTGTCCGCCATTTCGATAGTCGTTATGGCAATGTCGCTGGTGACCGCGATGTCCCTGACCCCGATGCTCTGTTCAAAGATGATCAGAATTGAAGAGAAAAAAGATAAATCTGGTTTCTGGCGGAAGCTTCATGATCAGAGCGAAATTATCTTTGAAAGGATAGACGCTGGTTATAAAGATATTCTGGCTTGGGCGCTGGGCAACCGGCGCAGGGTCCTGGCCTCCTTGTCTATTTTCTTTATTCTGAGCATGGGACTTTTTGCCCTGACCGGCAGCGAGTTTTTTCCGGAGCAGGATAGCGGCTTGATCACCGCGACGGTCGAGATGCCGGCCGGCAGCCGCTGGGACCAGACCGCGGGGGTCATGCGCCAACTGGCGGAGCGGATCCGCAAAAATGTTCCGGAGACCGAGTTTGTCATGGTCAGTGCCGGATCAACTGCCGGGCGGATGAGCCTCTCGACCAAGAACGGAGCGAATTACGGACGGCTCTATCTCAAGGTCGTCCCGCTTGACCAGCGCCGCCGCGACATCAAACAGCTCCAGCGGGCGATTGCCGAACTGGCTTACGCGATCCCCGGTTTGAAGGGGATCGATTTTGCCGCCAGCGGCGCCAATTCCCTGGCGGGGGGAGGGAAGCCGGTCACTCTGGAGATCTACGGCTCCGATTTTGAAAAGATCGACCTGGTCGCCGATCAGCTAAAGAGCCGGCTGGCTAAAGTCCCCGGGGTGGTTGATCCGACCTTATCGAGGGAAAAAGCGATCCCGGAATACGCTCTGAAGGTTGACCGACAGAAAGCGTCCAGCCTGGGGCTGTCCATGTACGATGTGGCGATGACCGCCCGGGCTTATCTATACGGGACGACCGTTTCCAAATACCGGATCGGCGGGGACCAGTATGATATCTTTGTGCAGTTAAAGGAAAATGACCGCCGCTCCCTTGATGACATTAAAAATGTTTTTATCACCACTCGGACAGGCAAAAATATCTCGCTGGGCAATATCGTGAAGGTGGAACTGCGCAGCGGCCCGCAGGTTATTCAGCGCAAGAACCAGCAGAGGATCGTTAAAGTGGAAGCAGACTATTTTGGCCGGTCGCTGGGCGACATTACCGGAGACATTCGCGAGATCCTGGCGGGGACCAGCCTTCCCGATGATATAACGGTCAAGATCGCCGGGAATTCAGAGCAGATCGCCGAAAGTTTCCGTTCGCTTTTTGTCGCCCTTCTTTTGGCGATCGCGCTGATCTATCTGGTCATGGTCGCGCAGTTTGAATCATTTTTGATGCCCTTCATTATTATGTTCTCTATTCCGTTCGCGCTGGCCGGGGTTGTATGGGCGCTGTTCTTGAGCGGGATCTCCTTTAGTGTTATGGCCTTTATTGGTTTGATCCTGGTGACCGGGGTCGCGGTCAAGAACGCGATCGTTTTGATCGATTTTACCAATATTCTTCGGGCGCGCGGCTTGGAGCTTAAAGACGCGATCAAAGAGGCGGGGCGCAGCAGGCTCCGTCCGATCTTAATGACCTCAATAACTACCATTCTTGGTTTAATGCCGATCGTGTTGAGCGGCGGCGAAGGATCTGGTTTTTGGAAACCAATGGCGGTGACAGTTATCGGCGGGTTGGTCGTTTCCGTGACCGTGACCCTGGTTTTTGTCCCGACCCTCTATTACACCATCGAAAATTGGTTTGCCCGTCGGCAGACTGGAGGAAAACAGGAATGAAAGCGGTCATCATAATATTTGTTCCCGCCCTCGAAGCAAAGGTTTTGGCGGCGATGCTGGCTTGCGGAGCGAAAAAATACACGAGGTTTCCCTATCTTCACGGTGTCGGCGGCCATTCCGAGCCCCATCTCGATTCCCAGGTTTGGCCGGGGAACAATGAGGCGTTTTTAGCCGTGGTTGATGACGCAACTAAGCTAAAGTTGATGGCCGAGGTCGGTAAACTTAAAAAAATTCACGCTGATGATGGGGTCAAGGCTTTTGTCCTGCCGGTGGAGGAGGAAATATGACAACTAATGTCAAATGGTCGAAGTTAATATTTTTATTCATTAATTTGTCATTTGTCATTTTTAATTTGTCATTTGCTGATGCGCTGACCCTGAACGAAGCGGTCGATCTCGCGCTCTCCAAAAACCCGCAGGTTGTTGCCGCGAAGGCAAAGTTTGACGCCGCCGGGAGCAAGCTTGCCCAAGCCAGGTCAGCCTTATTTCCCCGCTTAAAATTGGAAGGTGTTTACGGGAAGTATTATCAGGAATCGTTGACCGCCCCGAATGAAGCAGCCGACCTGAAAACCTACACCTTTTCCCTGGCCCAGCCGATCTTTGTTGCCAGCCTGCCAAAACTTCTGACCATGGCCGATGCCGGTTACGGCAGCGCCAGGGAAGACCTGCGCCGCGCGGAAGTTGAAGTGCTTTTTGCCGCCAAAAACGCCTACTATAACGTGCTCAAAGCGCGAAAAGGAGTGCAGGTTATCGACAAGGCGGAAGCGTCGCTGGAAAAATATCTCAAGCTCTCCCGGATCTATTATGATTCCGGGATCATTGGCCGGGAGGGAGTCATGAGGATCGAGACCGAGGTCCTAAATACCAGAGTCGCCAGGATAAAAGCTAAATCTGGCCTCCGGTTGGCTGAAGCCGCCTTAAATAATTTATTGGGAACCAGGGGGAGTGTTACCGGCCAAATGCTTGAAGAAGTTTCCCCGGTCGCGGTTGTTTCTTTGCCGGCTTTTTCCGAACTTTTTGATGCCGCGCTGGCCAATCGGCCGGATTATCGCTCATTTCGGGAGGGGTTGACCATTGCCAAAGAGAGCGTTGGCCTGGCGGCGGCCAATTACTGGCCGTCATTCATGTTGATCGGTTCCAGCGGCCGGACTGTTTCTGACTATCGCAATGCCGGATTAAATATCGATCTTGATTCCTGGCAAGTGCTTTTAAGCGGCTCCTGGAACATTTTTGACAGTTTTGAGACCCCCAACAAAGTGGCTGAGGCCCGGAGCAATTATCAGGCGCTGGCGGCGCAGGCCGACCAGCTGCGCGATGGGATCGAGCTTGAAGTCCGCTCCGCTTATCTGGAATATCAGGCGGCTGAAGAACAGATTGCGGCCGCCCAGGCGGCAACCGACCTGGCGCAAAAGACCATGCGGCTGAGCGAGGTCAATTATGAACAGCACATTACTACTTTTTTATCATTGCTTGATTCCCGCGCTTCGCTGACCGCGGCCGAAAATTCTCTCTGGGGAGCAAAGTACGACCTCGAGATCGCCAAAGCGAAGATCAATAAGGTAGTTGGCAAAAAGATCTTTTAGTGCCAGAATGACCGGGTGAAGTTTAAAGTTGCCTTATTTCTTCTGGTTCTGGCCGTGGCCCCGGTTTTTGGTGTAGTTGAGGGTGAGCCATCGTTGCCGGAATTAATGAAGAAAGAGCTTGTTGGCCGTGATTTGAAACTTGGCCGGGTCCTGGCCAAAAATGATAAATACACCCGTTACTATATTACATATTATAGTGATAGCTTGAAAATATCCGGTATCATGAATGTTCCCAAAGGCAAAGGGCCCTTCCCGGTCCTGATCTTAAACCACGGCTATATTAACCCTAAAATATATACTAATGGCCGGGGGTTGAAGCGGGAGCAGGATTTTTTGGCTCGGCGCGGTTACGTTGTTATTCATCCTGATTATCGCAACCACGCTTTCTCAGATAAAGATGCCGATGTCGATGCCGGATTCCGCCTTGGTTATGTTGAGGATGCCATCAATGCCGTTTTGGCTGTCAAACAAAGCAATTATCCTTTCCTGAACAAAGAACAGATCGGTATGCTTGGCCACTCAATGGGGGGAGGAGTGGTGCTCAACGTTTTGGTGACCAGGCCGGAGCTGCTCAAGGCGGCAGTCCTTTTTGCTCCGGTCAGCGCCGATTACCGTGATAATTTTTCCCGCTGGCTTTGGCGCCGCAAAGGGAACCCGGCTGTTGCCGAGCGGATCCTGGCCAGTTACGGGTCACCGGAGAGCAATCCGGAATTTTGGGGCCGCCTTTCAGCGATCAATTATTTTGACAGGATCGAAGCTCCGATCATGATCCATCATGGGGCTGCCGATCGTTCGGTCCCTCTTGCCTGGTCCGAGCGGCTCGATCAGGCATTGAAAAAAAATGGAAAAGAGGTATCATTTTACAGGTATCCGGGTGAGCCGCATGAATTTACCGCTGCCTGGGCGGCGGTCATGGAGCGGACAGTTGAATTCTTTGATCGGGTGATGAAAAAATGAAAAAAAGTCTGATCTCTTTATTTATTGTCCTTGTATTTGGCCGTTTTGCCTGGGGAGCGGAGATCGATCTCGGCAAATTGTTCATGGACCTTTCTCCTCCGCCGTACGGAACTGCCGAAGTCCAATGGAGCGGGGAACTGACCTTGCCGCCCGGACTGGCCGCGATCGACAATAAACCGGCCTTTCGTTTGGCCTGGGAGATCAGGAATTATGGCGACAGCCAGCTTCCGCTTGAGCCGACCCTGGAATATTTTAATTTTGCCAATTGGCAATGGGAGGATACCGCGACCGAAAAATTGTCGTTAATGTCGTCATATAGCCGGAGGCTGAACACGACCGACCTGGAGGGAAGCTGGAAATTCCACGATCTGCGCGCTTTTGCCTTGACCAAGTACCGCGTGCTGGTCCGTCCCATGATCACCGGGAGTGAATTTGAGACCGCCAGGGAATTTTATGTTTCAGTGGTCCCGCCGAAATTGGATAAATTCCCGGTTTTTGCCGAGAACGCGCCGCGCTGGATAGCCGCGCGCTATGAAAAGGCGATCCTTTATAAATGGCTGTCGTTGATCTGGCGCGATATTTTAACTTCGACTTATGATGAAAGGATCATTAGAGAGCTTGATCTGGCGATCGCGTCAATTGATCCCTTATTGGAGCAAAACGACCTAAAAAATTACTTGGATAATAGAGGGTTCTCCGCTTTGTCGGCATATTTTTCTCCAGTCTACGTTAGCTTGAGCGGTGATACCGAGCAGATCGGCTGGGGAGGGAAATTATATAAAGCGTTTGAAAAAGAGCGGGAGATCGGTCGATTGCTGGCTGAAGTTAAAGAGATATTGAGAAAGAATACGGTCAATCCTCATTTTGCCAACGCGGCTAAAGCGAGCGCTTACGCCGAACGAAGGAACCTGGCCGACCGGCTTGACGATGTTTCCCTGTCGATGCGTGACGAAGCGACCGAGTTTTCCGGATTGGCTTATTCGTCCCAAAATGTCAACCCGGCCGGTTGGCGGAGCCGCCTTGACCTGGAATACCGGGCATTGAGCGATCTGCTGCCGGAGATCGTCAACGCGCAAGAGCGGGCCGATCTGTATTTTTCAAATATTGCGCAGCTTAAAGGTATAAAAACTTCTGACGCTAATGCGGCAAAAATAGCCCTGGTTCAATTATTATCGGCGATCGAGAATTTGGCCAGGGCGGACCACTCTTTCCTGGCGCTGGGGTATGAGCGTTCCAAAAAATAACTCTTGCTAAAAATGTTCAAATTGGTATAAAATAAAACAGGAGGAAAAACATGAAAAAAACAATAGTTTTGTTGGTTTCGGTGGTCGTCCTTGCTTCCGGTTCGTTTGCCCTGCAACCGGCGCTGTGCGGCGGCATTCGCGATGGGGCGGCTTTGGGGCTGATCCTTCAGGAATATTTGGGGAGCGGGGTGGCGCTTCGCTTTGGGATGGAGGGGAACACCGGAAGAAACCCGATGATCGCTTTTGCCGGGGGTAAATTCGCGCTGTCCAGTATCGGGAGAATGCCTCTTTCGCTTGGACTGGGGATCGTGGGGTACTTTGGCAATAACGATACCAAGGCCGGACTGGCCCTCTCCTTTATTTTTGACAACGCTTTTGGCCGTTCCCCGATGTTCATTGAAGCGGGGATCGACATTGTCGACCCGGCTAAGCTCCAGCTGCAGCTCGGCTACAAGTTCTAGACGACAAATAACTGTCAGGCGATAATGCTTGACAGATTATTATAATAAGTATAATATGCGCATATTATGAAGATAACACGAGCGGCCGATTATTCCCTGCGGCTCCTGGTCAAGCTTGCTTCGCTCGGCGACGGGACCCAGAGCCGGCCGCTGGCCGAAGAGATCGAGATCCCCTTTAACCACTTCAACAAGCTTACCCGGCTTTTAGCGCGGCGGGGTTTTATTGCCACCCGCAAAGGAAAAGGGGGAGGGCTGAAGCTGGCCCGCGACCCAAAGAAGATCACCCTGATGGAGGTGATCGAAGCGGTTGAAGGGCCGATCATTCTCAACCATTGCCTGTTCCATCGGCGGAGCTGCCGTTTCAGCGTCAAATGCCGGGTCCGCAAGACCCTTTGCGTTGTGCAAAAAACCATGAAGAAGATGCTGACGGAGCGGACGATCCACGACATGTTAATTGCCTAAAAGAAGGGGGTGAAAAAAATGACTATTGAGGAATTGAGCGCCTTTTTGGAAAACAACCAGCAGATCGAGTGGGCGTACGACGATGATGGGGCGATCTGTCTTCGCCATACCCAGTACGATGGACCAAATGACAAGGTCCGGATCGAACCGAGAGCGTTGGCCGAACTGACCCCGCAGAAGCTGGAGCAGGTTTTGGTCGGCGGCAGGAATGTCGATCAAATTACCAGGATAACCGGTTATTTCTCCAAGGTTTCCGGTTGGAACAAAGGGAAAAAGGGAGAGCTGGTGGATCGGCAGAGAGTGGCAGTTTCTTAATCAATGACTTTGCTATAATTAGGGGGCTTGTTGCTAGCGGCAAGCTCCCTATTTTTTATTATGACAGTTTATTTTATCAAACACGATCCGACCGAGGGGCCGGGAACGATTGAAGGTTTCCTGGTAAAGGCTGGAATTCCTTTTCAAACGATCGAAGTTTGGCGGGGTGAGCGATTCCCGGAAAAATTAACCGGGCGAGACGCGGTCGTTTCGCTCGGCGGGCCGATGAACGTCTATGAAAATGACCTCTATCCATTTTTAGCCGAAGAAGACAGGTTTATCAAAAAACTTCTAAGCGATCGGATCCCTTTTCTGGGGATCTGCTTGGGGGCCCAGCTATTGGCCAAAGCGGCCGGCGCCAAAGTTTATCGGGCGGCGAAAGAAGAGTTTGGCTGGGGGCCGGTCGCTTTAACCGAAACCGGCAAAAAAGATCGGTTTTTTACCGGTAATTCTCATCAACTGGAAGTATTTCAATGGCATAGCGATACCTTTGACCTTCCGGCGAGTGGACGGTTGCTGGCGGCTGGCACCGATGTTCTGTGCCAGGCTTTTGGGATTGGTGAAAAAGCTTATGGCTTGCAGTTTCATGTGGAGGTCAACGAGTCGATCATTGCCGCTTGGTTTAAGACCAAAGCCTCGCCCTCCCTGGCTCGCTACCGGGAGATCAAAGATAAATATCAAACCGAGGCCGAACGGATCTATCGCAATTATTTTTGTCCGGCAATGAGCTGAACTCCCCGGAAAATCGGGATTTTTATATTTGACTTTTAGATACCGCCAGTCTATAATTTTTCCACCATGACAGACCGCATCCTAGAGATCGGAAGCGCCGGCCTGGAAACTGCTGATCAAAGAGTAAGAAAGCTGATGGACAACATGGTCGGAGCGGAAGTACCCGGTTACAAAAAATCTGAAGTGGTGGTCAGAGGATTCCCCCTGGAATTGGACAACGCCCAGAACAAGATCTCTTCAATGAAGCCGCAGGTAGAAAGCACCCATTATAAGACCGCCAGCGGTGCTTTGGTCAAAACCAACAATAAACTTGATGTCGCCCTTGGGAGCGAGGGGTATTTTGTAGTCTCCGGTCCCTGGGGGGAGGGCTATACCCGGGATGGCCGTTTCCGTCTTGATAAAGAGGGAAGGCTGATCACGGTTGCCGGAAATCTTCCGGTGGTTGGGAAGATGGGGCCGGTGATAGTTACGCCCGGCTCTGAAGTTGAGTTTACCCAGGAGGGGGAGATCAAAGTTGACGGCGCGGTCGTTGATCGTTTGCAGATCCTTAAACCGGAAGGGACCGATGCCCTGGCCTCTTTGAACGGGTCTATATTTAAAAAGAGCTCATCGCTTTCGATCATGACGGAAGTCGACGACCCCAGGTTGATCCAGGGGTATGTTGAATCTTCAAACGCCAGTATTGTGGATCAGATGATGGAAATGATGCAGGTGGAAAGGTTGAACGGGGTGATGAGCAAAGTCATCTCGACGCGAGACCAAAACCTGTCCCGGGCCATGGAGCTTGGTCGCCCGACGCAATAAATAGGGAGGGAAAAACATGTTTCAACCGCTTTATGTCGCCGCCACCGGACTTGATACGCTTCAGGACGAGATCCTTGATATTACCAACAATCTGGCCAATGCCAAAACGGTCGGATTTAAAAAAGGGCGGGCCGAAATGGAATCCCTTTTTTACGTCGAAAAAAGCTTCAAGGACATGCTCTATGAGGAGATCTCCGGTGCCGAGAATACTCCGGTCAACGTTGAGTACGGGACCGGTGTGCGGATCGCGTCAACTCCAAAAGATCACACCCAGGGAGCGATCGAGGTTACCAACAATCCGTTGGATCTGGCGGTCCAGGGAGAAGGCTTTTTTATGGTCCGATTGCCCGACGGTTCGCAGGCTTACTCGCGGGCCGGCAATTTTCGCGTCGATGATGCCGGCAATATTGTTGATCCAAACGGTCGGATACTGGAACCGGGGATAGTGATTCCGGGCGACACGACCAGCGTGACGATCAGCCAGGACGGAACGATCTTGATCGCGCGCAACAACGAG
This portion of the Candidatus Margulisiibacteriota bacterium genome encodes:
- a CDS encoding efflux RND transporter permease subunit, whose product is MIRRFVTRPLFTLSLYLIFLLIGYFSFSRLPLDFLPNISIPTLTIITPYPGAGPEDIETSVSKVIEDAVATVPNIDRITSDSAENISTVTIAFKWGTDLDPASADVRDKMDLVRGRLPSDVEPSTIFKFDLSQIPVLVFGVSADESYSSLYQLADKKISPALKRIGGVGTINILGGLIRQININIDRGRLEAYHLSINQVNLALQAANLSVPAGSIKSGALEYGIRVPGEFNNIDEIRRTIVGSYNGGDIYLSDIALVGDGFKEQDNMTEVDGKAGVMIQVQKQSGANTVDVVKSIRRELAKLMPELPPDVKITYVQDTSESIVRQINELTHTLYWSFFFVVLTVLFFLRDFRGSFIVSLAIPISILAAFIYMAASGATINIISLASIIISIGVVVDDAIVVLENFYRHLDKKHEPPREAAVFGTGEVAGAVIASTATNLVIFIPLLLVQGFIAIFFNQLSAISIVVMAMSLVTAMSLTPMLCSKMIRIEEKKDKSGFWRKLHDQSEIIFERIDAGYKDILAWALGNRRRVLASLSIFFILSMGLFALTGSEFFPEQDSGLITATVEMPAGSRWDQTAGVMRQLAERIRKNVPETEFVMVSAGSTAGRMSLSTKNGANYGRLYLKVVPLDQRRRDIKQLQRAIAELAYAIPGLKGIDFAASGANSLAGGGKPVTLEIYGSDFEKIDLVADQLKSRLAKVPGVVDPTLSREKAIPEYALKVDRQKASSLGLSMYDVAMTARAYLYGTTVSKYRIGGDQYDIFVQLKENDRRSLDDIKNVFITTRTGKNISLGNIVKVELRSGPQVIQRKNQQRIVKVEADYFGRSLGDITGDIREILAGTSLPDDITVKIAGNSEQIAESFRSLFVALLLAIALIYLVMVAQFESFLMPFIIMFSIPFALAGVVWALFLSGISFSVMAFIGLILVTGVAVKNAIVLIDFTNILRARGLELKDAIKEAGRSRLRPILMTSITTILGLMPIVLSGGEGSGFWKPMAVTVIGGLVVSVTVTLVFVPTLYYTIENWFARRQTGGKQE
- a CDS encoding TolC family protein; amino-acid sequence: MTTNVKWSKLIFLFINLSFVIFNLSFADALTLNEAVDLALSKNPQVVAAKAKFDAAGSKLAQARSALFPRLKLEGVYGKYYQESLTAPNEAADLKTYTFSLAQPIFVASLPKLLTMADAGYGSAREDLRRAEVEVLFAAKNAYYNVLKARKGVQVIDKAEASLEKYLKLSRIYYDSGIIGREGVMRIETEVLNTRVARIKAKSGLRLAEAALNNLLGTRGSVTGQMLEEVSPVAVVSLPAFSELFDAALANRPDYRSFREGLTIAKESVGLAAANYWPSFMLIGSSGRTVSDYRNAGLNIDLDSWQVLLSGSWNIFDSFETPNKVAEARSNYQALAAQADQLRDGIELEVRSAYLEYQAAEEQIAAAQAATDLAQKTMRLSEVNYEQHITTFLSLLDSRASLTAAENSLWGAKYDLEIAKAKINKVVGKKIF
- a CDS encoding alpha/beta fold hydrolase yields the protein MKKELVGRDLKLGRVLAKNDKYTRYYITYYSDSLKISGIMNVPKGKGPFPVLILNHGYINPKIYTNGRGLKREQDFLARRGYVVIHPDYRNHAFSDKDADVDAGFRLGYVEDAINAVLAVKQSNYPFLNKEQIGMLGHSMGGGVVLNVLVTRPELLKAAVLFAPVSADYRDNFSRWLWRRKGNPAVAERILASYGSPESNPEFWGRLSAINYFDRIEAPIMIHHGAADRSVPLAWSERLDQALKKNGKEVSFYRYPGEPHEFTAAWAAVMERTVEFFDRVMKK
- a CDS encoding Rrf2 family transcriptional regulator — its product is MKITRAADYSLRLLVKLASLGDGTQSRPLAEEIEIPFNHFNKLTRLLARRGFIATRKGKGGGLKLARDPKKITLMEVIEAVEGPIILNHCLFHRRSCRFSVKCRVRKTLCVVQKTMKKMLTERTIHDMLIA
- a CDS encoding anaerobic ribonucleoside-triphosphate reductase, whose translation is MTIEELSAFLENNQQIEWAYDDDGAICLRHTQYDGPNDKVRIEPRALAELTPQKLEQVLVGGRNVDQITRITGYFSKVSGWNKGKKGELVDRQRVAVS
- a CDS encoding type 1 glutamine amidotransferase, which translates into the protein MTVYFIKHDPTEGPGTIEGFLVKAGIPFQTIEVWRGERFPEKLTGRDAVVSLGGPMNVYENDLYPFLAEEDRFIKKLLSDRIPFLGICLGAQLLAKAAGAKVYRAAKEEFGWGPVALTETGKKDRFFTGNSHQLEVFQWHSDTFDLPASGRLLAAGTDVLCQAFGIGEKAYGLQFHVEVNESIIAAWFKTKASPSLARYREIKDKYQTEAERIYRNYFCPAMS
- a CDS encoding flagellar hook basal-body protein, with translation MTDRILEIGSAGLETADQRVRKLMDNMVGAEVPGYKKSEVVVRGFPLELDNAQNKISSMKPQVESTHYKTASGALVKTNNKLDVALGSEGYFVVSGPWGEGYTRDGRFRLDKEGRLITVAGNLPVVGKMGPVIVTPGSEVEFTQEGEIKVDGAVVDRLQILKPEGTDALASLNGSIFKKSSSLSIMTEVDDPRLIQGYVESSNASIVDQMMEMMQVERLNGVMSKVISTRDQNLSRAMELGRPTQ
- the flgG gene encoding flagellar basal-body rod protein FlgG, with protein sequence MFQPLYVAATGLDTLQDEILDITNNLANAKTVGFKKGRAEMESLFYVEKSFKDMLYEEISGAENTPVNVEYGTGVRIASTPKDHTQGAIEVTNNPLDLAVQGEGFFMVRLPDGSQAYSRAGNFRVDDAGNIVDPNGRILEPGIVIPGDTTSVTISQDGTILIARNNEKDLTEVGQINLARFTNKAGLKSLGQNLYQKTESSGEPVVGVANADGYGSINQYSLEQSNVDVISEMMRMVMAQRVFDTVTKAVQSYEGMLASLDKMKQ